A region from the uncultured Ilyobacter sp. genome encodes:
- a CDS encoding cation:dicarboxylase symporter family transporter — protein sequence MGVIINLIIMIVLVGFLYSLQKKYVSFTKRVFTALALGVLFGGVLQLVYGRGSQVISDSNSWFYIISGGYVRLLKMIVTPLIMVSIISAIINIKDGKTFGKIGGSVVGLLIGTTALSALIGVGSSLLFKLSAVGMSVGEREASRGEAMVSKLSNLDTSMAQKLVETIPTNPFAAMAGSGDNATISVVIFSAFIGISVLGITKKHPESVETARKFVNAAHDIVMRMVTLILRLTPYGIMALMVKVVSTSNTAEILNLINFVLASYVALAVVLFMHLMLVTFAGLNPGIYLKKVFPVLAFAFTSRTSAGTIPLNIQTQVKKLGISEGVANISASFGASIGQNGCAGIYPAMLAVMIAPTVGIDPTNPIFILKVVVIVALSSFGVAGVGGGATFAALIVLSALNLPVALVGLLISIEPLIDMGRTAINVSGAMTAGTLTSKFIGDFDYDIYENPEIELEESVKGI from the coding sequence ATGGGTGTCATAATCAACTTAATTATTATGATTGTATTGGTAGGTTTTCTATACAGTTTACAGAAAAAGTACGTATCTTTCACCAAAAGGGTATTCACAGCTTTAGCTCTCGGTGTCTTGTTTGGGGGAGTACTCCAGCTGGTTTACGGAAGAGGATCACAGGTTATCTCTGATTCAAACTCATGGTTTTATATAATATCTGGAGGTTATGTAAGGTTATTGAAGATGATAGTTACTCCGCTTATAATGGTTTCTATCATATCTGCCATCATAAATATAAAAGATGGGAAAACCTTTGGTAAGATCGGAGGAAGTGTTGTGGGTCTTCTGATCGGTACTACGGCACTATCAGCCCTGATAGGAGTAGGATCTTCACTTCTATTTAAGCTCAGTGCAGTAGGGATGAGTGTAGGAGAAAGAGAGGCTTCTAGAGGAGAGGCCATGGTGAGCAAGCTGTCTAACCTGGATACCTCAATGGCTCAAAAGCTGGTGGAGACCATACCTACCAACCCTTTTGCAGCAATGGCAGGTTCTGGAGACAACGCCACAATTTCAGTGGTTATTTTCTCAGCCTTTATAGGAATATCAGTTTTAGGAATTACTAAGAAACATCCTGAATCTGTTGAAACTGCAAGAAAATTTGTCAATGCAGCCCATGATATAGTTATGAGAATGGTAACACTGATACTGAGACTGACTCCCTACGGGATAATGGCTCTCATGGTAAAGGTAGTTTCTACAAGCAATACTGCAGAAATTTTAAATCTGATAAACTTTGTACTTGCCTCTTATGTGGCTTTAGCTGTAGTACTCTTCATGCACCTTATGCTTGTAACCTTTGCAGGACTAAATCCCGGTATATATCTGAAAAAGGTTTTCCCGGTATTAGCCTTTGCCTTTACATCTAGAACAAGTGCAGGAACCATACCACTGAATATTCAGACACAGGTTAAAAAACTGGGAATAAGTGAAGGCGTAGCCAATATATCAGCTTCCTTCGGTGCCTCTATAGGTCAAAACGGTTGTGCCGGTATATATCCTGCTATGCTCGCAGTGATGATAGCTCCAACTGTAGGAATCGATCCTACCAACCCTATTTTTATATTGAAAGTGGTAGTAATAGTAGCTCTTAGTTCCTTTGGAGTCGCTGGGGTAGGAGGAGGAGCAACCTTCGCAGCCTTAATAGTGTTGTCAGCACTTAATTTACCTGTAGCTTTAGTAGGACTCCTTATATCTATAGAACCGCTAATAGACATGGGAAGGACGGCTATAAATGTCAGTGGTGCCATGACAGCTGGAACTCTCACAAGTAAGTTTATAGGGGACTTTGATTATGATATATATGAAAACCCTGAGATAGAATTAGAGGAAAGTGTAAAAGGAATATAA
- a CDS encoding ATP-binding cassette domain-containing protein: MLRVKLFKEMYNSNLDIDFAVDKEVLAIQGASGAGKSTLLECISGLQIPDRGQISIRGDVVYSSDAAINTKARHRKIGYVFQNYALFPHMSVKENICFGMKCRGIGDNDYVDYLMKTLKIKHLEKRHPGQISGGEKQRVALVRALATKPEVLLLDEPFSALDQDTKDIVYEEFLKLKNTFDMSIILVTHNQYEAEALGDRILKI; this comes from the coding sequence ATGTTGAGAGTGAAATTATTTAAAGAGATGTATAATTCAAATTTAGACATTGACTTCGCTGTAGATAAGGAGGTCCTTGCTATACAGGGAGCCTCTGGAGCGGGGAAAAGTACCTTGTTAGAATGTATATCTGGGCTTCAAATTCCTGACAGAGGGCAGATCTCGATAAGGGGAGATGTTGTTTATTCCAGTGATGCAGCTATAAATACCAAGGCTAGGCACAGAAAAATAGGCTATGTTTTTCAAAATTATGCACTTTTCCCTCATATGAGTGTGAAGGAAAATATCTGTTTTGGTATGAAATGCAGGGGGATCGGAGATAATGATTATGTGGATTACCTCATGAAAACACTGAAAATTAAACATCTGGAAAAAAGACACCCCGGCCAGATTTCTGGAGGGGAAAAACAAAGAGTGGCACTGGTGAGGGCACTTGCTACGAAACCGGAGGTCCTTCTTTTAGACGAACCTTTTTCCGCCCTGGATCAGGATACAAAAGATATTGTATACGAGGAGTTTTTAAAGTTGAAAAATACCTTTGATATGAGTATAATCCTTGTGACACACAATCAGTATGAAGCTGAAGCCTTAGGAGACAGAATACTGAAGATATAA
- the modB gene encoding molybdate ABC transporter permease subunit, with protein MIVTPILISLKVAFVSTMFTMSIGVLLAWIFTKHPFRGKDFFEGLIILPMVLPPSVTGYALLMLFGKHGLLGELIYKIFGISLIFTWKAACVASFVVSLPLMYQSCKAAFINIDSNLEKAARTLGADEKRIFWKIGIPMAAPGIISGTILSFTRALGEFGATLMVAGNIPGKTQTIPIAIYFAVDSGDRRTANILVGIVVVFSFLVIYGLNIWNRKKSRY; from the coding sequence ATGATAGTGACCCCTATATTGATATCATTAAAAGTTGCATTTGTTTCTACTATGTTTACTATGAGTATAGGGGTGCTTTTGGCATGGATTTTTACGAAACACCCTTTTAGGGGAAAGGATTTTTTCGAGGGGCTTATAATACTTCCTATGGTGTTACCTCCTTCTGTGACGGGGTATGCTCTTCTCATGCTATTTGGGAAACACGGATTATTAGGAGAACTTATTTATAAGATATTCGGGATAAGTCTTATCTTTACCTGGAAGGCAGCCTGTGTGGCATCCTTTGTGGTGTCTCTTCCCTTAATGTATCAGAGTTGCAAGGCTGCATTTATAAATATCGACTCTAATCTGGAAAAGGCGGCCAGGACTCTAGGAGCAGATGAGAAACGTATCTTTTGGAAGATCGGTATTCCCATGGCAGCACCGGGAATAATAAGCGGTACGATACTCTCCTTTACAAGGGCCTTAGGGGAATTTGGGGCTACCCTCATGGTAGCGGGAAATATTCCTGGGAAAACCCAAACCATACCCATAGCTATATATTTTGCAGTGGATAGTGGAGACAGAAGAACCGCCAATATATTAGTTGGGATAGTAGTTGTTTTTAGTTTTTTGGTTATTTACGGGCTTAATATATGGAATAGAAAGAAAAGCAGATATTGA
- the modA gene encoding molybdate ABC transporter substrate-binding protein has protein sequence MKKTFKFLIVALFSILILACGKNKERVEVKKEITVSAAASLTEIMDELKPIFEEKYNTTLTVNLASSGTLQRQIEEGAPVDVFISASGKKMDILMEKELLDVETRENLLKNSLVLVVNKESSDKVKSLKDLSKSDVKVSIGEPGSVPAGRYAKESLEYYGDYEGIEAKLIFAKNVKQVLSYVESGEVDAGVVYESDAVNLKNSVTAQKIESESHSPIVYPGAVIKASENKESAKEFINFFKSSEVKKLAEKYGFEI, from the coding sequence ATGAAAAAAACTTTTAAATTTCTTATTGTAGCTTTATTTTCAATTTTAATCCTCGCATGCGGAAAAAACAAGGAAAGAGTAGAGGTGAAAAAAGAGATCACAGTTTCTGCAGCAGCAAGTCTGACAGAGATTATGGATGAGTTGAAGCCTATATTTGAGGAAAAATATAATACAACACTAACTGTAAACCTAGCTTCTTCAGGTACCCTTCAGAGACAGATAGAAGAGGGAGCACCTGTGGATGTTTTTATATCTGCCAGCGGAAAAAAAATGGATATACTGATGGAAAAAGAACTTTTAGATGTGGAAACCAGGGAGAACCTTCTCAAAAACAGTTTGGTTCTCGTTGTGAATAAAGAAAGCAGTGATAAGGTAAAGTCACTGAAAGACCTTAGTAAGAGTGATGTCAAGGTGAGTATAGGGGAACCGGGGTCTGTTCCTGCAGGTCGGTATGCCAAGGAGAGTCTTGAGTACTATGGAGACTATGAGGGTATAGAGGCTAAGCTTATATTTGCCAAAAATGTAAAACAGGTACTTTCCTATGTAGAATCCGGTGAGGTAGATGCAGGGGTAGTGTATGAATCAGATGCCGTTAACTTAAAGAACAGTGTGACAGCTCAGAAGATAGAGTCGGAATCTCATTCTCCCATTGTTTATCCAGGGGCTGTTATTAAGGCTAGTGAAAATAAGGAATCGGCAAAAGAGTTTATAAATTTTTTTAAATCCAGTGAAGTGAAAAAACTTGCAGAAAAATATGGGTTTGAAATTTAG
- the modD gene encoding ModD protein yields MSFYISDSELEKFIEEDISPIDLTSYVLGIGDEKTTLSFRSRDKIVVCGTEEVESIFKKLGLETEFMMPSGVEVEEGVTFIKGVGKARDVHKAWRTSSKILESFCGVATRTSHFVKAAKSANSNVNIAATRKNMPGTKRMALKAIMAGGAYPHRIGLSETILIFDEHIKLIGGLDKLIEKIPEIRLSSLEKKVAVEAHTYEDGIRLVKAGIDIIQLDKFKPEDLKKFVPEAKGINSKLVIVAAGNIREDNAEEYGATGVDILATSALYFGKPADIKADIEKI; encoded by the coding sequence GTGTCTTTTTATATATCTGACAGTGAACTGGAAAAATTTATAGAAGAGGATATATCTCCAATAGATCTAACTTCTTATGTCCTGGGTATAGGGGATGAGAAGACCACTCTTTCATTCAGATCCAGAGATAAGATAGTGGTGTGCGGTACAGAGGAAGTGGAGAGTATTTTTAAAAAGTTGGGGCTGGAAACAGAGTTTATGATGCCATCTGGTGTAGAGGTGGAGGAGGGAGTAACCTTTATAAAAGGAGTTGGAAAGGCCAGGGATGTGCACAAGGCCTGGAGGACATCCAGTAAAATATTGGAAAGTTTTTGTGGTGTGGCAACCAGAACGAGCCACTTTGTAAAGGCGGCAAAATCTGCAAATAGTAATGTAAACATAGCTGCCACAAGAAAAAATATGCCTGGGACAAAAAGGATGGCACTAAAGGCAATCATGGCCGGAGGAGCCTACCCCCACAGGATAGGGCTTTCAGAAACGATACTTATATTTGATGAACACATAAAACTTATAGGTGGATTGGATAAACTCATAGAAAAAATACCTGAAATAAGATTAAGTTCCCTTGAAAAAAAAGTGGCAGTAGAAGCACATACCTATGAAGATGGTATAAGGCTTGTAAAGGCGGGGATAGATATAATACAGCTAGATAAATTTAAGCCTGAGGATTTAAAGAAGTTTGTGCCGGAAGCAAAGGGTATAAACTCTAAACTGGTTATTGTTGCTGCAGGAAATATAAGGGAGGATAATGCAGAAGAATATGGTGCTACTGGAGTGGATATATTGGCAACTTCTGCTCTTTATTTCGGGAAACCTGCTGACATAAAGGCAGATATTGAAAAAATATAG
- the nifV gene encoding homocitrate synthase gives MENFYILDTTLRDGEQTPGVNFTLEEKLEIAKMLDKAGVKVIEAGIPAMGQQEIEVIKKMNCLGLKCELLTWNRLSKSDIEKSLETGVKNIHIGVPTSDIHIYNKLKKTRKWLIETLKDVVNYAIHKGCKVSVGAEDASRTDMDFLIEFYKTAEELGVSRVRYADTVGALDPFGVYENIKKIRSEINIEIDFHGHNDFGMATANALAACRAGAKYISATINGIGERAGNTSLEEIVASLKYIGKYKTDFDMKQIPVLSKYVEKASGIKLSKNKPLVGEAVFSHESGIHVDGLLKDRRTYEFIDPTEIGRESKFVLGKTSGKASVRNAMKELGMKLDDDKISQILERVRKGESLEKKKEPLKKLKYRVVGIFSGEIKLPFIFP, from the coding sequence ATGGAAAATTTTTATATACTGGATACAACCCTAAGAGATGGAGAACAGACTCCAGGGGTAAATTTCACATTGGAAGAAAAATTGGAAATAGCGAAGATGCTGGACAAAGCAGGGGTGAAAGTAATAGAAGCTGGAATTCCTGCCATGGGTCAACAGGAGATAGAGGTAATAAAAAAAATGAATTGTCTGGGACTGAAGTGTGAACTACTCACATGGAATCGGCTTTCAAAATCTGATATAGAGAAATCTCTTGAAACGGGAGTGAAGAATATTCATATAGGGGTACCTACCTCTGACATACATATATATAATAAATTGAAAAAAACCAGAAAATGGCTCATTGAAACTCTTAAGGATGTTGTGAATTACGCCATTCATAAAGGGTGTAAAGTTTCTGTAGGGGCAGAGGATGCCTCGAGGACGGATATGGATTTTCTGATTGAATTTTATAAAACTGCTGAAGAACTTGGAGTTTCTAGAGTGAGGTATGCAGATACTGTAGGGGCCTTGGATCCCTTTGGAGTTTATGAAAATATAAAAAAAATAAGATCTGAAATAAATATAGAGATAGATTTTCACGGTCATAATGATTTTGGGATGGCAACTGCCAATGCTCTGGCAGCCTGCAGGGCGGGAGCAAAGTATATAAGTGCGACTATAAATGGTATAGGGGAAAGGGCTGGTAACACCTCCCTTGAAGAGATTGTAGCCTCTCTTAAATATATAGGAAAATATAAAACTGATTTTGACATGAAGCAGATTCCTGTTCTTTCAAAATATGTGGAGAAAGCTTCTGGAATAAAACTTTCCAAGAATAAGCCTCTTGTAGGGGAAGCTGTATTTTCACATGAATCCGGGATACATGTAGACGGACTTTTGAAGGACAGGAGGACTTACGAATTTATAGATCCCACAGAGATAGGGCGTGAATCAAAGTTTGTGCTAGGCAAGACTTCCGGAAAAGCTTCTGTGAGGAATGCCATGAAAGAACTAGGGATGAAGCTAGATGATGATAAAATCTCACAAATACTTGAAAGAGTAAGGAAGGGAGAATCATTGGAGAAAAAAAAAGAGCCCCTAAAAAAACTTAAGTATAGAGTAGTTGGAATCTTCTCAGGTGAAATAAAGTTACCCTTTATTTTTCCCTGA
- a CDS encoding 2Fe-2S ferredoxin — translation MNKPKHHIFVCSSSRINGQQKGFCLQKESVSIIQNFMEEIDDRELSGEVMVTNTGCLAICDKGPIVIVYPEGIWYGSVTPDDVEEILESHIEGGKPVERLML, via the coding sequence ATGAATAAACCAAAGCATCATATATTTGTGTGTTCTAGCTCGAGGATCAACGGTCAGCAAAAAGGATTTTGTCTACAAAAGGAATCGGTAAGCATAATACAGAATTTTATGGAAGAGATAGATGACAGAGAACTATCAGGAGAGGTTATGGTAACGAATACAGGCTGTCTTGCAATTTGTGATAAGGGTCCTATTGTAATAGTATATCCTGAAGGTATATGGTATGGGAGTGTAACGCCTGATGATGTAGAGGAGATACTTGAATCTCATATTGAAGGCGGGAAACCAGTAGAGAGATTGATGCTTTAA
- the nifB gene encoding nitrogenase cofactor biosynthesis protein NifB encodes MALSGGGCSGGCSGKTDYPEWASEELKKKTEEHPCYTADGHKNARMHIPVAPKCNIQCNYCNRLYDCVNESRPGVTSGILTPEGAAKKYSMVKEKIDNLKVVGIAGPGDALANFEETKKSIELIKEQDPDVIICLSTNGLMLPDYAEEIVALGISHVTVTLNSIDPKIGAKIYEFVNYKGEILKGEKAAKVLQDNQLKGIEYLAKNGVLCKINIVLVKGVNEHHIPEVVKKARELGAFMTNIMPLIPASGTVFENLPLTSKKELNELRNKCSITMKQMYHCQQCRADAIGQLTQDRSLEFRDMGEKPFVEKEKRDVLIAVASKSGKLIDQHFGQADKFHIYKLSNNEIKFVEERNIEKYCTGVESCDDKDSKMDKVLKTLGDCKVVLSVRIGYGPKQMLRSKNIQTYELYDTIEDGINTAFQKING; translated from the coding sequence ATGGCATTATCAGGTGGAGGATGTTCTGGAGGATGTTCCGGGAAAACGGATTATCCAGAATGGGCGTCAGAGGAATTAAAAAAGAAAACAGAAGAACACCCGTGTTATACAGCAGACGGGCATAAAAATGCAAGGATGCACATTCCAGTGGCACCAAAATGTAATATACAGTGTAATTATTGTAATAGATTATATGACTGCGTAAATGAAAGCAGACCAGGAGTAACCAGTGGGATACTGACACCAGAAGGTGCAGCAAAAAAATACTCTATGGTAAAAGAAAAAATTGATAATCTAAAAGTAGTTGGAATAGCAGGTCCTGGGGATGCTCTGGCTAACTTTGAGGAGACAAAGAAATCCATAGAACTAATAAAAGAGCAGGATCCTGATGTAATAATATGTCTTTCTACAAACGGACTCATGCTCCCTGATTATGCAGAGGAAATTGTCGCTCTGGGAATAAGTCATGTAACTGTAACTTTGAACAGTATTGATCCTAAAATAGGAGCAAAAATTTATGAATTTGTAAATTATAAAGGCGAGATACTAAAAGGGGAAAAGGCTGCAAAGGTACTTCAGGATAACCAACTGAAAGGTATTGAATATCTTGCTAAAAACGGGGTTCTTTGCAAAATAAACATAGTACTTGTAAAGGGTGTCAATGAACACCATATACCTGAGGTAGTAAAAAAGGCAAGAGAATTAGGTGCTTTTATGACTAATATAATGCCTCTGATACCTGCATCAGGGACAGTATTTGAAAATCTTCCACTGACCAGTAAAAAAGAACTGAATGAACTGAGAAACAAGTGTTCTATCACAATGAAACAAATGTATCACTGTCAGCAATGTAGGGCAGATGCTATAGGCCAACTGACTCAGGACAGATCCTTAGAATTTAGGGATATGGGAGAAAAACCTTTTGTAGAAAAAGAAAAAAGAGATGTCCTTATAGCTGTGGCTTCTAAAAGCGGTAAATTGATTGACCAGCATTTTGGTCAAGCAGATAAGTTTCATATTTATAAACTTTCAAATAATGAAATTAAATTTGTAGAAGAAAGAAATATTGAAAAATATTGTACAGGGGTAGAAAGTTGCGATGATAAAGACTCTAAGATGGATAAGGTATTAAAAACTCTAGGAGATTGTAAGGTTGTTCTTAGTGTGAGAATAGGATACGGTCCAAAACAGATGTTGAGATCAAAGAATATACAGACTTATGAGTTATACGATACTATAGAAGATGGTATAAATACAGCTTTTCAAAAAATAAACGGATAA
- a CDS encoding NifB/NifX family molybdenum-iron cluster-binding protein, which translates to MKVAVSVNDSGMVSSHLGKSKIFLVFSKVGNEVAFLERRVTDGNHTNHIIEDIDDCDAVISGKIGDGMVESLKKINIKAIVEENIADPLEAVEKMRV; encoded by the coding sequence ATGAAGGTAGCAGTCAGTGTAAACGATTCTGGTATGGTTTCGAGCCATCTTGGGAAAAGTAAAATATTTTTAGTTTTCTCAAAGGTCGGAAATGAAGTGGCTTTTCTTGAAAGAAGAGTAACCGACGGAAATCACACTAATCATATAATAGAGGATATAGATGACTGTGATGCAGTTATTTCCGGGAAAATAGGCGATGGTATGGTGGAGAGTCTTAAGAAGATAAATATCAAGGCGATAGTCGAAGAAAATATAGCAGATCCTCTAGAGGCGGTTGAAAAAATGAGGGTGTAA
- a CDS encoding nitrogenase component 1, translated as MKNKNCVDVNVNPCKMCMPMGACLAFKGMEKSIVVMHGSQGCSTYVRRHMAQHYNEPVDIASSSLNEKATVYGGEANLKRGLKNVIKMYKPKTIGVVTTCLAETIGEDIDRILKDFMIEEKLSSGDIDIISVPTPGYGGTQFEGYYLAVKRMVEKITVPSKPTNKINIIAGMMSPGDIREIKLILERFGIEAVILPDVSETLDAPYKGLEFEKLPDGGTTSSEIKTMSGSIATIEFGVHSKEEHSAGEYLKKEFGVPLYRMPIPIGLKNSDTFIKTLSKISGKKIPEYYVKARGRMLDAMIDSHKYNGEGVAAVFGEPELVTSISSLCLENGIIPKVISTGTNIKKIREFLSEDLDKFGDEIAVLEDTDFETIREYVKEKGVNILIGHSDGKYIEEKEAIPLIRVGFPVHDRVGAQRQVTIGYDGSMNLLDILTNNLLAQKYSNYREKMYDMYYKKDEDLKEVTA; from the coding sequence ATGAAAAATAAAAACTGTGTAGATGTAAATGTAAATCCATGTAAGATGTGCATGCCCATGGGAGCATGCCTGGCATTTAAGGGTATGGAAAAATCAATAGTTGTAATGCATGGTTCTCAAGGGTGCAGTACCTATGTGAGAAGACATATGGCACAACATTATAATGAACCTGTAGATATTGCTTCTTCTTCTCTCAATGAAAAAGCTACTGTATATGGAGGAGAGGCAAATCTTAAAAGAGGCCTTAAAAATGTAATCAAGATGTATAAGCCCAAAACTATAGGGGTAGTGACAACTTGTCTTGCAGAAACTATAGGGGAAGATATAGATCGTATTTTGAAAGATTTTATGATAGAGGAGAAACTCTCCTCAGGGGATATAGATATAATTTCTGTACCTACACCAGGATATGGAGGGACCCAGTTTGAAGGATATTATCTGGCTGTGAAGAGGATGGTTGAAAAAATAACCGTGCCATCTAAACCAACTAATAAGATAAATATAATAGCCGGTATGATGAGTCCGGGGGATATAAGAGAAATTAAATTGATTTTAGAGAGATTTGGTATAGAGGCTGTGATATTACCAGATGTATCTGAAACTTTAGATGCACCATATAAAGGGTTGGAGTTTGAGAAACTCCCTGACGGAGGAACTACATCCAGTGAGATAAAAACTATGTCAGGAAGTATTGCTACGATAGAATTCGGAGTTCATTCAAAAGAGGAACATTCTGCCGGTGAATACCTGAAAAAAGAATTCGGAGTACCTCTATACAGAATGCCGATTCCTATCGGACTTAAGAATAGTGACACCTTTATAAAGACCCTGTCTAAAATATCAGGAAAGAAGATACCTGAATATTATGTCAAGGCCAGAGGAAGAATGCTAGATGCCATGATAGATTCCCATAAATATAATGGTGAAGGTGTGGCAGCTGTATTTGGAGAGCCTGAACTGGTTACATCTATAAGCTCTCTGTGTCTTGAAAACGGAATAATTCCAAAGGTCATATCCACAGGAACCAACATAAAAAAAATAAGAGAATTTTTATCTGAGGACCTCGATAAATTCGGTGATGAAATCGCCGTTTTGGAAGATACAGATTTTGAAACGATAAGAGAATATGTGAAGGAAAAGGGTGTCAATATTCTCATAGGACATTCAGATGGTAAGTATATAGAGGAAAAAGAGGCTATTCCACTGATAAGGGTAGGATTCCCAGTTCATGACAGGGTGGGAGCACAGAGACAAGTTACCATAGGTTATGACGGAAGTATGAATCTTTTGGATATATTAACTAATAATCTCTTGGCACAAAAATATAGCAATTACAGGGAAAAAATGTACGATATGTATTATAAAAAAGATGAAGATTTGAAGGAGGTTACTGCATGA
- the nifE gene encoding nitrogenase iron-molybdenum cofactor biosynthesis protein NifE, with protein MDKKTIDGNLALIEERKDFIVCNKKDKGKKIKCDSQSAAGAVSQRACVYCGARVVLNPITDAVHLVHGPIGCAAYTFDIRGSLSSGSEEYRNSYSTDLREKDIIFGGEKKLTASIDEIMELKSPKLIFVYSTCVVGVIGDDLKAVCKAAEAKHGIRIIPVESSGFVGSKSAGYKAAGDAILKILEMDGKVNEEKKGINFLGDFNLAGEFWIMNGYFKEIGIDVVAQFAGDSNYEQLTKSPNALFNVVQCAGSMTSLANKLQEKYGTPYTKVSFFGLEDIRISLRSIAYTLGDFQVIKKTEEFIKRMEKETLEKLKPYRKKFVGKKVAIYVGGGFKAISLIKQFRDLGINPVMIGSQTGRPEEYEIIRKLADENTVILDDANPSELERFMREKGADILVGGVKERPLAYKLGIGFIDHNHARKHPLAGYEGALNFAKEIDVTVNSPVWDVIKKNGIEIG; from the coding sequence ATGGATAAAAAAACTATAGATGGAAACTTAGCACTAATAGAAGAAAGAAAAGATTTTATTGTCTGCAACAAAAAAGACAAAGGGAAAAAAATAAAGTGTGATTCTCAAAGTGCAGCAGGAGCTGTAAGTCAGAGAGCCTGCGTATATTGCGGAGCCAGAGTAGTATTAAATCCCATAACAGATGCAGTGCATCTGGTGCATGGTCCCATAGGATGTGCCGCCTACACCTTTGACATAAGAGGAAGTCTGAGCAGTGGATCTGAAGAATATAGAAACAGTTATTCAACGGATCTCAGGGAAAAAGATATTATCTTTGGAGGAGAGAAGAAACTTACTGCTTCAATAGATGAAATAATGGAATTAAAGAGTCCTAAACTTATATTTGTATATTCAACATGTGTTGTGGGAGTAATAGGAGATGACCTTAAGGCTGTATGTAAGGCTGCTGAAGCAAAACATGGTATAAGAATAATTCCTGTAGAATCATCTGGATTTGTGGGAAGTAAATCAGCCGGTTATAAGGCAGCAGGAGATGCTATCCTGAAAATATTAGAAATGGATGGTAAGGTTAATGAAGAAAAGAAGGGAATTAACTTCTTGGGAGACTTCAACCTTGCAGGAGAATTCTGGATAATGAATGGATATTTTAAGGAGATAGGAATCGATGTAGTGGCACAATTTGCAGGAGACTCCAATTATGAGCAGTTGACAAAATCTCCAAATGCACTGTTTAACGTGGTCCAGTGTGCAGGTTCTATGACATCTTTGGCTAATAAACTACAGGAAAAATATGGGACTCCATATACCAAGGTAAGTTTTTTCGGCCTTGAAGATATCAGGATATCATTAAGATCCATAGCTTACACTCTTGGAGATTTTCAGGTGATAAAGAAGACAGAAGAATTCATAAAGAGAATGGAAAAAGAGACGCTTGAAAAATTGAAGCCCTACAGAAAAAAGTTTGTGGGTAAAAAGGTTGCAATATATGTAGGAGGGGGATTTAAGGCCATATCTCTTATAAAACAGTTCAGAGATCTAGGGATAAATCCAGTTATGATAGGATCTCAGACTGGAAGACCGGAAGAGTATGAAATTATAAGGAAACTTGCAGATGAAAATACAGTTATTTTAGATGATGCAAACCCAAGTGAATTAGAGAGATTTATGCGTGAAAAAGGAGCTGATATTCTAGTGGGAGGGGTAAAGGAAAGACCTCTGGCATATAAGCTGGGTATAGGTTTCATCGATCATAACCATGCAAGAAAGCATCCTCTGGCAGGATATGAAGGTGCTCTTAATTTTGCAAAGGAAATTGATGTGACTGTAAACAGTCCTGTATGGGATGTAATCAAAAAAAATGGTATAGAGATAGGGTAA